One stretch of Pelmatolapia mariae isolate MD_Pm_ZW linkage group LG3_W, Pm_UMD_F_2, whole genome shotgun sequence DNA includes these proteins:
- the LOC134624507 gene encoding zinc finger protein 99-like encodes MPASKDERVVILVEKTFITMKQARRRECIHSGDRSFMCDQCGKAFTRNSSLKQHKLIHTGFKPFSCDQCGMSFSDNSNLKRHQLVHTGIKPFSCDQCGQAFTHNSKLKKHQLLHTGLKPFSCDQCGKTFTVNGNLKRHQLVHTGIKPFSCDQCGKTFTQSGSLKKHQLAHTGFKPFSCDQCGMAFTQNGTLKKHQLAHTGFKPFSCDQCGKTFTQSGSLKKHQLIHTGLKAFSCDQCGKAFTENGHLKRHKLIHTGLKPFSCDQCGKAFTENGNLKQHQLIHTGLKAISYNQCGKSFSTSSGLKEYHLVHAADKPFVCAQCGKCFTENGKLKQHQLVHTGIKPFSCDQCGRTFTQNSSLKKHQLIHTGLKPFICDQCGKSFTEKGNLKKHQLIHTGLKPFSCDLCGKFFTHSNCLKEHQFTHTTDKPFTCDLCGKSFTHSKSLKDHLLIHTGIKSFVCGQCGKAFTQSKNLKEHQLIHTGIKPFSCDQCGKSFTRRRNLKKHHLLHIGVKPFTCDQCGKSFSCMSSLKEHQAIHTGIKPFVCCQCGKGFRRMETLKNHQLIHTGVN; translated from the coding sequence ATGCCAGCAAGTAAAGATGAACGAGTTGTGATCCTTGTGGAGAAGACTTTCATCACTATGAAGCAGGCCAGAAGACGCGAGTGCATTCACAGTGGAGACAGAAGCTTCATGTGCGATCAGTGTGGAAAGGCTTTTACTCGTAATAGCAGCTTAAAACAACATaagctcatccacactggatttaaaccattcagctgtgatcagtgtggaatgTCTTTTTCTGACAATAGCAACTTAAAAAGACATCAGCTCGTCCACACTGGCATTAAACCATTCAGCTGCGATCAGTGTGGACAGGCTTTCACACATAATagcaagttaaaaaaacaccagCTTCTCCACACTGGATTaaaaccattcagctgtgatcagtgtggaaagacTTTCACTGTGAATGGCAACTTAAAAAGACATCAGCTCGTCCACACTGGCATTAAACCATTCAGCTGCGATCAGTGTGGAAAGACTTTCACTCAGAGTGGCAGCTTAAAAAAGCATCAGCTCGCTCACACTGGATTTAAACCATttagctgtgatcagtgtggaatgGCTTTTACTCAGAATGGCaccttaaaaaaacatcagctcGCTCACACTGGATttaaaccattcagctgtgatcagtgtggaaagacTTTCACTCAGAGTGgcagcttaaaaaaacatcagctcatccacactggattaAAAGCATttagctgtgatcagtgtggaaaggcTTTCACTGAAAATGGACATTTAAAAAGACATaagctcatccacactggattaAAACCATttagctgtgatcagtgtggaaaggcTTTTACTGAAAATGGCAACTTAAAACAacatcagctcatccacactggattaAAAGCAATTAGCTACaatcagtgtggaaagtctttttctaCGAGTAGTGGCTTAAAAGAATATCACCTCGTCCATGCTGCAGATAAACCATTCGTCTGTGCTCAGTGTGGAAAGTGTTTCACTGAGAATGGCAAGTTAAAACAACATCAGCTCGTCCACACTGGCATTAAACCATTCAGCTGCGATCAGTGTGGAAGGACTTTCACTCAGAATagcagcttaaaaaaacatcaactcatccacactggattaAAACCATTtatctgtgatcagtgtggaaagtcttttactgaAAAAggcaacttaaaaaaacatcagctcatccacactggattaAAGCCATTTAGCTGTGATCTGTGTGGAAAGTTTTTTACTCATAGTAACTGCTTAAAAGAACATCAGTTCACCCATACGACAGATAAACCATTCACCTGTGatctgtgtggaaagtcttttactcacagtaaaAGCTTAAAAGATCATCTTCTCATCCACACTGGTATTAAATCATTTGTCTGTGGTCAGTGTGGAAAAGCTTTTACTCAGagtaaaaatttaaaagaacatcagctcatccacactggaattaaaccattcagctgtgatcagtgtggaaaatCTTTTACTCGGCgtagaaacttaaaaaaacatcatctCCTCCACATTGGGGTTAAACCATTcacctgtgatcagtgtggaaagtcttttagcTGCATGAGTTCCTTGAAAGAACACCAGGCCATCCACACTGGCATTAAACCATTTGTCTGTTGTCAGTGTGGAAAGGGTTTTCGTCGCATGGAGACTTTAAAAAATCATcaactaatccacactggagttAATTAA